A portion of the Micromonospora vinacea genome contains these proteins:
- a CDS encoding nucleotidyltransferase domain-containing protein, whose protein sequence is MEHALTDQLVDDHTILQVVVGSRAFGLSGAASDTDRRGVYALPASAFWGLRKPARHHDGPLDEQVRWEVERVCTLGLAANPTVLEVLHSPLVETCTPLGAELRALTPAFLSRRVADTYLRYATAQFGKAERGIARTGVPAWRHVMHLIRLLTAGSDLVRTGRLVLDVGADRDRLLAVKAGEVPWAEIVAWRDRLVSRMTAGLDTSPLPEKPDEVTVEQWLISVRDRSVRCSA, encoded by the coding sequence GTGGAGCACGCACTGACGGATCAGCTGGTCGACGACCACACGATCCTGCAGGTGGTCGTCGGTTCCCGCGCGTTCGGGCTGTCCGGCGCGGCCTCGGACACCGACCGACGCGGGGTGTACGCCCTGCCGGCCTCGGCGTTCTGGGGGCTGCGGAAACCCGCCCGCCATCACGACGGGCCGCTCGACGAGCAGGTGCGGTGGGAAGTGGAGCGGGTCTGCACGCTCGGGTTGGCGGCGAATCCCACGGTCCTGGAGGTGCTGCACTCGCCGCTGGTCGAGACGTGCACCCCGCTGGGTGCGGAACTGCGGGCGCTCACCCCGGCCTTCCTGTCCCGGCGGGTGGCCGACACCTACCTGCGGTACGCGACCGCCCAGTTCGGCAAGGCCGAGCGGGGGATCGCCCGCACCGGCGTTCCGGCGTGGCGGCACGTGATGCACCTGATCCGACTGCTGACCGCCGGGAGTGACCTGGTCCGCACCGGCCGCCTGGTGCTGGACGTGGGCGCCGACCGGGACCGTCTGCTGGCGGTCAAGGCCGGCGAGGTGCCCTGGGCCGAGATCGTCGCCTGGCGGGACCGGCTGGTGAGCCGGATGACCGCGGGCCTGGACACCAGCCCGCTACCCGAGAAGCCCGACGAGGTCACTGTCGAACAGTGGTTGATCTCCGTCCGGGATCGTTCGGTGCGGTGCTCGGCGTGA
- a CDS encoding molybdenum cofactor biosysynthesis protein, translating into MPEIVELLASPVHRFLGRPADGPAPAPPGELVDAVRIRAGLGIVGDRYFGQQAHRDASVTVIARESLPVGVGLAEVRRNILTTGIAVDELIGRVLVLDSGDGPVSLRVNRAARPCAWMDVTVGPGTWKALRTTGGIRCTPLNDGTLRVGAIDAVVS; encoded by the coding sequence ATGCCGGAGATCGTCGAGTTGCTGGCCTCGCCAGTGCACCGCTTCCTGGGCCGGCCCGCCGACGGCCCGGCACCGGCCCCGCCCGGTGAGCTGGTCGACGCCGTCCGGATCCGGGCCGGCCTCGGCATCGTCGGCGACCGGTACTTCGGCCAACAGGCACACCGCGACGCCAGCGTCACCGTCATCGCCCGGGAGTCGCTGCCGGTCGGCGTCGGCCTGGCCGAGGTGCGACGCAACATCCTCACCACCGGGATCGCCGTGGACGAGCTGATCGGCAGGGTGCTGGTGCTGGACTCCGGCGACGGCCCGGTCAGCCTGCGGGTCAACCGGGCGGCCCGGCCGTGCGCCTGGATGGACGTCACCGTCGGCCCGGGGACGTGGAAGGCGTTGCGCACCACCGGCGGCATCCGCTGCACGCCCCTCAACGACGGCACCCTGCGCGTCGGCGCGATCGACGCCGTCGTGAGCTGA
- a CDS encoding PQQ-dependent sugar dehydrogenase: MRTLHRRAGTVRRPTLRAGLTALVLILSTLVATPARAADAVDDPIPDMPTQSRLGLVLSEYASFPQSYPTPAPTDARLMRTARINTIMEVPDGSGRRAVPDLNGSLYLVEDGVPHVYLDVAATFAPRFFSGRGLGQGFGYVAFHPEFGVNGRFYTIHTELASTTTVTPDYAQPNTLFHGVITEWTATDPAAATFAGTHREVLRIGFGGQVHGIQEINFNPTAKRHDRDYGLLYLAVGDGGQGARNTDPQNLALPHGKLLRIDPRGTNSTNGRYGIPAGNPFVGRAGALGELYAVGFRDPHRFSWDRATGRMYLGHIGEHAVEAIYEVRAGDNFGWSEREGSFVFDKAATNPCDRLLPLPADDDRYGYTYPVAAYDHDPAAGWNCTDDVGVAVAGGFVYRGRNLPALRGKYVFGDLVDGRVLSTEANEMRRGRGLATIHQLALFDTAGTPVRMRDLSAPGAPGDPNRVDLRFGTDAAGELYILAKANGKVWKVTGTREFASGDVGDVTVRRTAGAANWAPVTPAKWQFTRDQVVLAEAGESRPGPRRPFEYAVLTGGPAWSSVRVDAQVRLDTPVEITNRDVIIVFGWRSDTEFYYAHLSTDNTIYPHNGIFKVDNADRERIDHQWNGRSRGANPAITDARWHRVQVVHLPATGEIAVYVDGHRDPLLTAKDTTFGSGRVGFGSFDNVGRLRNLTVTGTPA; encoded by the coding sequence GTGCGCACCCTGCACCGCCGCGCCGGCACCGTCCGCCGGCCCACACTGAGGGCCGGCCTCACCGCCCTCGTACTGATCCTGTCCACACTGGTCGCCACGCCCGCGCGGGCCGCCGACGCGGTCGACGACCCGATCCCCGACATGCCGACCCAGTCCCGCCTCGGGCTGGTCCTCAGCGAGTACGCCAGCTTCCCGCAGTCGTACCCCACACCGGCGCCGACCGACGCGCGGCTCATGCGTACCGCCCGGATCAACACCATCATGGAGGTGCCCGACGGCTCCGGCCGGCGGGCGGTGCCCGACCTCAACGGCAGCCTCTACCTGGTCGAGGACGGCGTTCCGCACGTCTACCTGGACGTGGCCGCGACGTTCGCGCCGCGGTTCTTCTCCGGTCGTGGGCTCGGCCAGGGCTTCGGGTACGTGGCGTTCCACCCGGAGTTCGGGGTGAACGGCCGGTTCTACACCATCCACACCGAGCTGGCGTCGACGACGACCGTCACCCCGGACTACGCCCAGCCCAACACGCTCTTCCACGGTGTCATCACCGAGTGGACGGCGACCGATCCGGCCGCCGCCACCTTCGCCGGCACCCACCGCGAGGTGCTGCGCATCGGTTTCGGTGGCCAGGTGCACGGCATCCAGGAGATCAACTTCAACCCCACGGCGAAGCGCCACGACCGTGACTACGGCCTGCTGTACCTCGCCGTCGGCGACGGTGGTCAGGGCGCGCGCAACACCGACCCGCAGAACCTGGCCCTGCCGCACGGCAAGCTGCTGCGGATCGACCCGCGGGGCACCAACTCCACGAACGGGCGCTACGGCATCCCAGCCGGGAATCCGTTCGTCGGCCGGGCTGGCGCGCTCGGCGAGCTCTACGCGGTGGGTTTCCGGGACCCGCACCGGTTCAGCTGGGACCGGGCGACCGGCCGGATGTACCTCGGGCACATCGGCGAACACGCCGTCGAGGCCATCTACGAGGTCCGCGCCGGGGACAACTTCGGCTGGAGCGAGCGCGAGGGCTCGTTCGTCTTCGACAAGGCGGCCACCAACCCCTGCGACCGGCTGCTCCCGCTGCCCGCCGACGACGACAGGTACGGCTACACCTACCCGGTCGCCGCGTACGACCACGACCCCGCCGCCGGCTGGAACTGCACCGACGACGTCGGTGTCGCGGTGGCCGGCGGCTTCGTCTACCGGGGGCGCAACCTGCCCGCGCTGCGCGGCAAGTACGTCTTCGGTGACCTGGTCGACGGCCGGGTGCTCTCCACCGAGGCCAACGAGATGCGCCGGGGCCGAGGCCTGGCCACGATCCACCAGCTCGCGCTCTTCGACACGGCGGGCACCCCGGTCCGGATGCGTGACCTGTCCGCGCCGGGCGCGCCCGGTGACCCCAACCGGGTGGACCTGCGCTTCGGCACCGACGCCGCCGGCGAGCTCTACATCCTCGCGAAGGCCAACGGAAAGGTCTGGAAGGTGACCGGCACCAGGGAGTTCGCCAGCGGCGACGTCGGGGACGTCACAGTGCGCCGCACCGCCGGGGCCGCGAACTGGGCGCCGGTGACGCCGGCGAAGTGGCAGTTCACCCGCGACCAGGTCGTCCTGGCCGAGGCCGGGGAGAGCCGGCCGGGCCCGCGCCGGCCCTTCGAGTACGCAGTGCTGACCGGCGGCCCGGCGTGGTCGTCGGTGCGGGTCGACGCCCAGGTACGACTCGACACCCCCGTGGAGATCACCAACCGGGACGTGATCATCGTCTTCGGCTGGCGCTCGGACACCGAGTTCTACTACGCCCACCTCTCCACCGACAACACGATCTACCCGCACAACGGCATCTTCAAGGTGGACAACGCCGACCGGGAGCGCATCGACCACCAGTGGAACGGCCGGTCCCGGGGCGCCAACCCGGCGATCACCGACGCCAGGTGGCACCGGGTCCAGGTGGTGCACCTGCCGGCCACCGGTGAGATCGCCGTCTACGTCGACGGGCACCGGGACCCGCTGCTGACCGCGAAGGACACCACGTTCGGCTCGGGACGGGTCGGCTTCGGCTCGTTCGACAACGTGGGCCGACTGCGCAACCTGACCGTCACCGGCACACCGGCCTGA
- a CDS encoding LamG-like jellyroll fold domain-containing protein, producing the protein MSRARRAAVSLLAIGALTGASAPPAQADRSSTHDVHPALRAHLVAAYDFDHPVPGDPALERDQGRSGTEIELINGGAAMRVPDRAYRGSRNAVQTRQVAPAVAGNDDWKAGTWSASGVRTLRAFSATAGTTVMGWFKLNMDSPSPNSTTADPDDRYNAIGLAGVLTGDSDGHGVRALLELIDVDGELRLVALGRRLDGGNSQTFAATRDWRELLPVGEWVHLAATFDFDTGALALYRNGEPVDGFYTRTDDPWLLSGPGPHLTTASDPRGIKIGGSFPQDTLERNPCDCRIDGLMFLDSVASATDVRRQYRHLAR; encoded by the coding sequence ATGTCCAGGGCCCGACGAGCGGCCGTCTCCCTCCTGGCGATCGGCGCACTGACCGGTGCCAGCGCGCCACCAGCGCAGGCGGATCGAAGCTCCACGCACGACGTCCACCCGGCGCTGCGCGCGCACCTGGTCGCCGCGTACGACTTCGACCACCCGGTGCCCGGCGACCCCGCCCTGGAACGCGACCAGGGCCGTTCCGGCACCGAGATCGAGCTGATCAACGGCGGTGCCGCCATGCGGGTGCCGGACCGCGCCTACCGGGGCAGCCGCAACGCGGTGCAGACCCGGCAGGTCGCCCCCGCCGTCGCCGGCAACGACGACTGGAAGGCCGGCACCTGGTCGGCCAGCGGGGTGCGGACACTGCGCGCCTTCAGCGCCACCGCCGGCACCACGGTCATGGGCTGGTTCAAGCTGAACATGGACAGCCCGTCGCCCAACTCCACCACCGCCGACCCGGACGACAGGTACAACGCCATCGGGCTGGCCGGGGTGCTGACCGGCGACTCCGACGGCCACGGCGTCCGCGCCCTGCTGGAACTGATCGACGTCGACGGGGAGTTGCGTCTCGTCGCGCTCGGCCGGCGGCTCGACGGTGGCAACTCGCAGACCTTCGCCGCCACCCGGGACTGGCGCGAGCTGCTGCCGGTGGGGGAGTGGGTGCACCTGGCCGCCACCTTCGACTTCGACACCGGCGCGCTCGCCCTCTACCGCAACGGCGAACCGGTGGACGGCTTCTACACCCGCACCGACGACCCGTGGCTGCTGTCCGGGCCCGGCCCGCACCTGACCACCGCGTCCGACCCCCGGGGCATCAAGATCGGCGGCAGCTTTCCCCAGGACACCCTCGAGCGCAACCCGTGCGACTGCCGGATCGACGGCCTGATGTTCCTCGACAGCGTGGCCTCCGCAACCGACGTACGGAGGCAGTACCGCCACCTTGCCCGCTGA
- a CDS encoding LacI family DNA-binding transcriptional regulator: MPTVSRRPRLVDVAEHAAVSLATASRALAGRAGVSAEVADRIRQIAGELGYVANPYARTLASGATSTVGLIVHQIDDPYFSEIAAGVIQLAAEQGLLVQICQSGRDPGYELQQLRHLIAQRVGIVLISGSGYGDPRMESAARAELDAFQDHGGRAAAIGRHALGVDAVLPDNEAGGHALAQHLMDLGHRRIAVAAGSAGLTTVADRLAGVSSALRQRGRSPADLAVVHSDFTRGGGRAAAEQILNDHPETTAIIALNDVMAMGVLSTLRSRRVPVPARMSVVGFDDVSVAADLAPSLTTVRLPMTEMGRTALSLALKPRTTRPRRRPTGHLLVVRDSTGPAPRA, from the coding sequence ATGCCCACTGTCAGCCGGCGGCCGCGCCTCGTGGACGTCGCCGAACACGCCGCCGTCTCGCTGGCGACCGCCTCCCGCGCCCTCGCCGGCCGCGCGGGGGTCAGCGCCGAGGTGGCCGACCGGATCCGGCAGATCGCCGGTGAGCTGGGCTACGTGGCCAACCCCTACGCCCGCACCCTGGCCAGCGGGGCCACCTCCACGGTGGGGCTGATCGTCCACCAGATCGACGACCCGTACTTCTCCGAGATCGCCGCCGGGGTCATCCAACTCGCCGCCGAGCAGGGCCTGCTGGTGCAGATCTGCCAGTCCGGCCGCGACCCCGGCTACGAACTGCAACAACTGCGGCACCTGATCGCCCAGCGGGTCGGCATCGTCCTGATCAGCGGTTCCGGCTACGGCGACCCACGGATGGAGAGCGCGGCCCGCGCCGAACTGGACGCGTTCCAGGACCATGGCGGACGGGCCGCGGCCATCGGACGGCACGCGCTCGGGGTCGACGCCGTCCTACCGGACAACGAGGCCGGCGGTCACGCCCTCGCCCAGCACCTGATGGATCTCGGCCACCGGCGGATCGCTGTCGCCGCGGGCAGCGCCGGCCTCACCACGGTCGCCGACCGGCTGGCCGGAGTGTCGTCGGCCCTGCGGCAGCGCGGGCGGTCCCCCGCCGACCTCGCCGTCGTGCACAGCGACTTCACCCGCGGCGGGGGGCGCGCCGCCGCCGAGCAGATCCTCAACGACCATCCCGAGACGACGGCGATCATCGCGCTCAACGACGTGATGGCCATGGGCGTGCTATCGACGCTGCGGTCCCGTCGCGTGCCGGTACCCGCGCGGATGTCGGTGGTCGGCTTCGACGACGTCTCCGTGGCGGCCGACCTCGCACCCAGCCTCACCACCGTCCGCCTGCCGATGACCGAGATGGGCCGCACGGCACTCAGCCTCGCGCTCAAACCGCGCACGACCCGCCCCCGCCGTCGTCCCACCGGGCACCTGCTGGTCGTCCGCGACTCGACCGGGCCCGCGCCCAGGGCCTGA
- the urtE gene encoding urea ABC transporter ATP-binding subunit UrtE, translating to MLTLRGVHAGYGRSRVLHGVDLAVPPDGVATVLGHNGAGKSTLLRVAAGLLRPSSGTVELDGEDVTRAGPHERVARGMAYVPQGQQCFPHLTAAENLRLVADGRRDGAVATAEVLDLFPALRPLLRRRAGLLSGGQRQQLAIARALITRPRLLMLDEPTEGIQPSVVAEIQERIVELTRQSGFSVLLVEQHLGFALRVADRYHVLESGRVTSHGDGGVTAERDVRAALAV from the coding sequence ATGCTGACGCTGCGCGGGGTGCACGCCGGATACGGGCGCTCTCGGGTGCTGCACGGGGTCGATCTGGCGGTCCCGCCCGACGGGGTGGCCACCGTGCTGGGCCACAACGGTGCCGGCAAGAGCACCCTGCTGCGGGTCGCTGCGGGGCTGCTGCGCCCGAGTTCCGGCACCGTCGAGTTGGACGGCGAGGACGTCACCCGCGCCGGCCCGCACGAGCGGGTGGCGCGGGGGATGGCGTACGTCCCGCAGGGTCAGCAGTGCTTTCCGCACCTGACGGCTGCGGAGAACCTGCGGCTGGTCGCCGACGGCCGGCGCGACGGGGCGGTGGCAACGGCGGAGGTGCTGGATCTGTTTCCGGCGCTACGCCCGCTGCTGCGGCGCCGGGCCGGGCTGCTCTCCGGCGGTCAGCGCCAGCAGTTGGCCATCGCCCGTGCCCTGATCACCCGGCCGCGGCTGCTGATGCTCGACGAGCCGACCGAGGGCATCCAGCCGTCGGTGGTCGCGGAGATCCAGGAGCGGATCGTCGAGTTGACCCGGCAGTCCGGGTTCAGTGTGCTGCTCGTCGAGCAGCACCTGGGCTTCGCGTTGCGGGTGGCGGACCGCTACCACGTGCTGGAGTCCGGTCGGGTCACCTCGCACGGCGACGGGGGTGTCACGGCGGAGCGGGACGTCCGGGCGGCGTTGGCGGTCTGA
- the urtD gene encoding urea ABC transporter ATP-binding protein UrtD, with protein sequence MSGERLDGLSVRDVRVSFDGFTAVDGVSLEVPAGDIRFLIGPNGAGKTTLVDAITGLVRATGSVRFGDEELLGRPVHRISRLGIGRTFQTSTVFEELSVLQNLDIAAGARRSWATLARRRRGVPDEVAAALETIGLAERAAHLAGTLAHGQKQWLEIGMLLVQDARLLLLDEPVAGMSHEERDATGVLLETVSRDRTVVVIEHDMDFLRRFARSVTVLHAGRVLSEGTVAQVQADPRVQEVYLGHPVDAGSAHTGLEA encoded by the coding sequence ATGAGCGGCGAGCGGTTGGACGGGTTGTCCGTCCGTGACGTGCGGGTCAGCTTCGACGGGTTCACCGCCGTCGACGGTGTCTCGTTGGAAGTGCCCGCCGGCGACATCCGGTTCCTGATCGGGCCGAACGGCGCCGGCAAGACCACACTGGTCGACGCGATCACCGGCCTGGTCCGGGCCACCGGCTCGGTCCGCTTCGGTGACGAGGAACTGCTCGGCCGGCCGGTGCACCGGATCAGCCGGCTCGGCATCGGGCGGACCTTTCAGACCTCGACGGTCTTCGAGGAGCTGTCGGTGTTGCAGAACCTCGACATCGCGGCGGGCGCCCGGCGCAGCTGGGCGACCCTGGCCCGCCGCCGCCGGGGTGTCCCCGACGAGGTCGCCGCCGCGCTGGAGACCATCGGTCTGGCCGAGCGGGCCGCGCACCTCGCCGGGACGCTCGCACACGGCCAGAAGCAGTGGCTGGAGATCGGCATGCTGCTGGTGCAGGACGCGCGGCTGCTGCTGCTGGACGAGCCGGTCGCCGGGATGAGCCACGAGGAACGCGACGCCACCGGCGTCCTGCTGGAGACGGTGAGCCGGGATCGCACTGTCGTCGTGATCGAGCACGACATGGACTTCCTGCGTCGGTTCGCGCGCAGCGTCACAGTGCTGCACGCCGGCCGGGTGCTCAGCGAGGGCACTGTTGCGCAGGTCCAGGCGGACCCGCGCGTGCAGGAGGTCTACCTTGGCCACCCGGTCGACGCCGGGTCGGCCCACACCGGCCTGGAGGCATGA
- the urtC gene encoding urea ABC transporter permease subunit UrtC — protein sequence MVAVGIGIAWGRGGMLTLGQGVFFGLGGYAMAMHLKLADAGPGGMPDFMQLYGQLDELPLWWRPFASPWFALPATVLLPMAVAFGLGSLVFRRRVRGAYFAILSQALAAAMVILLIGQQGTTGGTNGLTDIKGFFGYDLDDPVNQRMVYFIIAGTLLALLALTRQLIHSRYGELLVAVRDGEERVRFLGYDPASVKLVAYVVAAGMAGLAGALFVPAVGIISPALIGIVPSIEFVIGVAVGGRATLLGPVLGAVAVAWARTALSERFPGTWTYLQGLLFVVVVAFLPGGLASLWALTRRREVGAQPVRRGFLSLGRRRAERTEVPAA from the coding sequence ATGGTCGCGGTCGGCATCGGGATCGCCTGGGGCCGGGGCGGGATGCTCACCCTGGGCCAGGGCGTCTTTTTCGGCCTCGGCGGCTACGCGATGGCCATGCACCTCAAGCTCGCCGACGCGGGCCCGGGTGGGATGCCCGACTTCATGCAGCTGTACGGGCAACTCGACGAGCTGCCGCTGTGGTGGCGGCCGTTCGCCAGCCCGTGGTTCGCGCTGCCCGCCACCGTGCTGCTGCCGATGGCTGTCGCCTTCGGGCTCGGCTCGCTGGTCTTCCGCCGCCGGGTCCGCGGCGCGTACTTCGCCATCCTCAGTCAGGCGCTCGCCGCCGCGATGGTGATCCTGCTGATCGGTCAGCAGGGGACCACGGGTGGCACCAACGGGCTCACCGACATCAAGGGCTTCTTCGGCTACGACCTGGACGACCCGGTCAACCAGCGGATGGTGTACTTCATCATCGCCGGAACGCTGTTGGCGTTGCTCGCGCTGACCCGTCAGCTCATCCACAGCCGCTACGGCGAGCTGCTGGTGGCGGTCCGCGACGGTGAGGAACGGGTCCGCTTCCTGGGCTACGACCCGGCGTCGGTCAAGCTGGTGGCGTACGTGGTCGCGGCCGGCATGGCCGGGCTGGCCGGTGCGCTGTTCGTGCCGGCGGTGGGCATCATCTCGCCCGCGCTGATCGGCATCGTCCCGTCGATCGAGTTCGTCATCGGCGTCGCTGTGGGCGGCCGGGCGACACTGCTCGGGCCGGTGCTCGGCGCGGTGGCGGTGGCCTGGGCGCGTACCGCCCTCTCCGAGCGGTTCCCGGGTACCTGGACGTACCTTCAGGGGTTGCTGTTCGTGGTCGTGGTGGCGTTCCTTCCCGGCGGCCTGGCGTCGCTGTGGGCGTTGACCCGCCGCCGTGAGGTGGGCGCGCAGCCGGTGCGGCGCGGGTTCCTGTCGCTGGGCCGACGACGCGCCGAGCGGACGGAGGTGCCGGCGGCATGA
- the urtB gene encoding urea ABC transporter permease subunit UrtB, giving the protein MTVLFGQLFTGISIGAVLLLIALGLALTFGQMNVINMAHGEFIMAGAYTTYVLQQSITGAGLSLAVALPVAFVVAGAMGVLLEVLLIRRLYARPLDTLLVTWGVSLILQQLARDIFGSPNVQTRAPELLTGNVALPGGLTIANNRLFILALALAAVSALTLALRLTPLGRRIRAVVQNRDLAAVSGVATSRVDRTTFFLGSGLAGLAGVALTLLGPIGPTMGTNLIIDAFLVVVVGGIGQLKGSVIVAFALGVLQATGEYLTTLSVAKVIVFVAIVAFLQWRPQGLFTLRTRSLA; this is encoded by the coding sequence GTGACAGTCCTCTTCGGTCAACTCTTCACCGGCATCAGCATCGGCGCGGTGCTGCTGCTCATCGCGCTCGGCCTCGCGCTGACCTTCGGCCAGATGAACGTGATCAACATGGCGCACGGTGAGTTCATCATGGCCGGCGCTTACACCACCTACGTGCTGCAACAGAGCATCACCGGCGCCGGCCTGTCGCTGGCGGTCGCGCTGCCGGTGGCGTTCGTGGTCGCCGGCGCCATGGGTGTCCTGCTGGAGGTGCTGCTCATCCGCCGGCTCTACGCCCGGCCACTGGACACCCTGCTGGTCACCTGGGGTGTGTCACTGATCTTGCAACAACTGGCCCGGGACATCTTCGGCAGCCCGAACGTGCAGACCCGCGCGCCCGAACTGCTCACCGGCAACGTGGCGCTGCCCGGCGGGCTGACGATCGCCAACAACCGGCTGTTCATCCTGGCCCTGGCGTTGGCCGCCGTCTCGGCGCTCACCCTGGCGCTGCGACTCACCCCGCTCGGGCGTCGTATCCGCGCTGTGGTGCAGAACCGTGACCTCGCCGCCGTGTCCGGCGTCGCCACCTCCCGGGTCGACCGGACGACGTTCTTCCTCGGCTCCGGCCTGGCCGGGCTCGCCGGGGTGGCCCTCACCCTGCTCGGCCCGATCGGCCCGACAATGGGCACCAACCTGATCATCGACGCCTTCCTGGTCGTCGTGGTCGGCGGGATCGGCCAGCTCAAGGGCAGCGTGATCGTCGCCTTCGCCCTCGGCGTGCTCCAGGCCACCGGGGAGTACCTGACCACCCTCAGCGTCGCCAAGGTGATCGTGTTCGTGGCGATCGTCGCGTTCCTCCAGTGGCGGCCACAGGGCCTGTTCACACTGCGGACCAGGAGCCTCGCATGA
- the urtA gene encoding urea ABC transporter substrate-binding protein — translation MSLFRGRRILAGAMTLVAAAAMTACGSKTTDEGGATGVTADVSGDTVKVGLLNSLSGTMAISEVTVRDSIMLAVEEINAAGGVLGKKIQPVGEDGASDWPTFAEKAEKLISEDRVAAVFGCWTSASRKAVKPVFEKNKALLFYPVQYEGLEQSPYIFYTGATTNQQIVPGLDYLKSQGAKSVYLVGSDYVFPRTANKIIKAYATANGMTVLGEDYAPLGSTEFGTIVNKVKSSGADAVFNTLNGDSNVAFFKEYKSAGLTAAAMPVVSVSIAEEEVKGIGTQYLEGQLTAWNYYQTTPGAANSKFVAAYKAKYGADKPTSDPMEAAYVGVHLWKAMVEKAGAFDVEKVRAASDGITFDAPEGLVTVDGKTQHIAKTARIGKIGADGLITEVWNSGKPVAPDPYLKTYPWASGLS, via the coding sequence ATGTCATTATTCCGGGGCCGCCGCATCCTGGCGGGTGCCATGACCCTGGTCGCCGCGGCCGCGATGACCGCGTGCGGCAGCAAGACCACCGACGAGGGTGGCGCGACCGGCGTCACCGCCGATGTCTCCGGCGACACCGTCAAGGTGGGCCTGCTCAACTCGCTCTCCGGGACCATGGCGATCAGCGAGGTCACCGTCCGCGACTCCATCATGCTCGCCGTCGAAGAAATCAACGCGGCCGGCGGCGTGCTCGGCAAGAAGATCCAGCCGGTCGGTGAGGACGGCGCCTCGGACTGGCCCACGTTCGCGGAGAAGGCCGAGAAGCTCATTTCCGAGGACCGGGTGGCCGCCGTCTTCGGTTGTTGGACGTCGGCCAGCCGCAAGGCGGTCAAGCCGGTGTTCGAGAAGAACAAGGCGTTGCTGTTCTACCCGGTGCAGTACGAGGGTCTGGAGCAGTCGCCCTACATCTTCTACACGGGAGCGACGACCAACCAGCAGATCGTTCCCGGGCTCGACTATCTCAAGTCGCAGGGCGCGAAGTCGGTCTATCTGGTCGGCAGCGACTACGTCTTTCCCCGTACCGCCAACAAAATCATCAAGGCGTACGCGACCGCGAACGGGATGACGGTGCTGGGTGAGGATTACGCACCCCTCGGGTCCACCGAGTTCGGCACCATCGTCAACAAGGTCAAATCCTCCGGCGCGGACGCGGTTTTCAACACGCTCAACGGTGACAGCAACGTGGCCTTCTTCAAGGAGTACAAGTCCGCGGGCCTGACCGCCGCCGCGATGCCTGTGGTGTCGGTGTCGATCGCCGAGGAAGAGGTCAAGGGCATCGGCACCCAGTACCTGGAGGGCCAACTGACGGCCTGGAACTACTACCAGACCACCCCGGGTGCGGCGAACTCGAAGTTCGTGGCCGCGTACAAGGCGAAGTACGGCGCGGACAAGCCGACCAGCGATCCGATGGAGGCCGCCTACGTCGGCGTCCACCTGTGGAAGGCGATGGTCGAGAAGGCCGGCGCCTTCGACGTGGAGAAGGTCCGCGCCGCCTCGGACGGGATCACCTTCGACGCGCCGGAGGGTCTGGTCACCGTCGACGGCAAGACCCAGCACATCGCCAAGACCGCCCGGATCGGCAAGATCGGCGCGGACGGTCTGATCACCGAGGTGTGGAACTCCGGCAAGCCGGTCGCGCCGGACCCGTACCTCAAGACCTACCCGTGGGCGAGCGGCCTGAGCTGA